Genomic segment of Pseudodesulfovibrio sp. JC047:
TCATCTGTGCGCTGGCCATGCTCGTTCCTGCATTCGGATGCAGTGAAGAGGGACCGATGGAAAAAGCGGGAAAACAACTCGATCAGGCCGCTGATGATGCGGCAGACGCGGCCAAGAAGGTTTTTGAATAGACCGATTCATCACTGCCGCACCAGACAGCCCCTCTTTCCGATTCCGATCGTCTCGGTTTTCGGCACAGAGGGGCTTTTTCGCTTTTTTCGGGGGACAGGCCACTTGCACTATGGTCGCTTTGAGAGTAATTGTTGAAAAATGCAAGCACGTTCAATCAAGCCCCTTCCTCCGGCGAGGCGGGTGGCACTCGAAGCACTTTTCCGTTGTCTCATGAATAAGCAGGACATTCAGGCTGCTCTTGATGTGGCACTTTCCTCCGGCGAAATCGATCCCCGCGATGCGGGTCTCGCCACTGAACTTTCATACGGATATCTCCGGCACAAAAAACGCATTGAGTACATTTTGTCACGTTTCCTCAAGGATCCTGGCAAATTGACACCCAAAATGCGTTTTGCCATGGGTGTCGCGGCCTATGAGATTCTGTTTCTCGACAAGGTCCCGGCATACGCCTCGGTGGACTGGGCCGTCGAGTTTTCCAAATCCAAACCGGGCGCACGGCTCGCCGGTTTATTCAATGCGGTACTCAGGCGGGTTTCCGAATTGGGAGAGGCCGCACATGATCCGGATTTTTTCCGCAAGGACGCATCCCTCCCCGAATTTTTAAGTCGCTGGTATTCCTGTCCCCAATGGCTCATTGATCTTTGGTGGCGGGCTTATGGCGAAGAAGACGCGACACGATATCTCGACGCGCAGCTCAAAGCTCCGGCGCTTGGTTTCAACCTGTTTGGACATCCCGAAGCCGAGGATCTGTACGGCGTTATTGCCGGATGGCCTGAAATCATCGATATCGAAGGCATGAGCTTTGCTCTGCCCGCAGGGACATCCTTTGAAGGAGAACCCGAGCCTCCCATGGCCCGACAATCCTTTGCCGCCCGGCAGGCCATTGAGGCCCTTGATCCCGAAACATGGACCGGGCCTATCTGGGATGCCTGCGCCGGACGCGGTGGAAAGACGCGAATTCTGCTCGAAAAAGGATTGCCCGTCTTTGCCTCCGATCCGCACAGGGGCCGGTTGGCCGCCCTGAAACGGGAACTCCCCGACGTTGAGATTTTCGAGGCCAACGCAGCCACGGACACGCCTCCCAAAAAGCCGGGGACCATTCTTCTTGATCTTCCCTGTTCAGGGCTTGGGGTGCTCTCTCGCAGACCCGACACCAAATGGAAACGCAAACCCCATGACTTGGCGGACCTGACAAAATTGCAAACCGAAATTCTGCAAAATGCCTATGACCACATCCTCCCGGGTGGGATCATCGCCATTATCACCTGCACCTTGAACCCCGAAGAAAACCACGAACTCGTCGGGAAGTTCATCGCGGCACACGCCAACATATCGATCAAGAAGGAATGGACCACGCCGTCGAATTCGCCACTCAACGAATTCTTCTACGCCACAACACTCATAAAAAATTAAAAAAGTTTAATTCATACGATATCCATTTAATTGCTATTGGTATTGACATAAACACGTAGCCTTCATACAAATAAAAAATCTTTAGTTACGACTCTATATGGTTTTTTAAAAGGGCAACCACGATGAAAACATTCATGCGATATATCTTTTTTATCAGTATTCTGACGTGTTTGATGTGTCCTTTTGCCTTTGCGAACGACGACTTTTCAGGATTATATATCGGCGCACATTTCGGTGGCGCACAATTGGATAATACCATTATCGACAGTGACGGGTATTCAAATCACCCCAAAGGCTATGAATTCGATTATTCGGATTCAGGAATAATCGGTGGTTTTCTCGGAGGCTATAATTGGCGGTTCAATAACTGGGTGACTGGAGTTGAAGCGGACGTCTCTTTTGGCGAAATCAGAGCGTCTTCCAATGAATTCGATACGTCCCAATACGATGAACTGGTCGAATCGATACATAACTGGTCGTCAACACTTCGAGGCCGTATCGGATATGCCTTCGGAGATTATTTACCCTATATTACAGGTGGATTAGCTGTTGCCAACATTACCAACAAATTGACTGACGACGATGCAGGACGTATTGACCCGTTGGATTCATTTTCCAGTACAGGGACACAGATCGGTTGGGTACTCGGGGCCGGAGCCGAGATGAAAATGACAGAAGCCCTTGGATTCCGACTGGAAGGGCTGTACGCGGATTACGGTCGAGTCGATAATGAAATACGAAACAAGCTGGCTTCTTTTGGCCAACGAAATACCATGACGACAATCCGAGCGGCATTGGTCTATACT
This window contains:
- a CDS encoding outer membrane beta-barrel protein, producing the protein MRYIFFISILTCLMCPFAFANDDFSGLYIGAHFGGAQLDNTIIDSDGYSNHPKGYEFDYSDSGIIGGFLGGYNWRFNNWVTGVEADVSFGEIRASSNEFDTSQYDELVESIHNWSSTLRGRIGYAFGDYLPYITGGLAVANITNKLTDDDAGRIDPLDSFSSTGTQIGWVLGAGAEMKMTEALGFRLEGLYADYGRVDNEIRNKLASFGQRNTMTTIRAALVYTF
- a CDS encoding transcription antitermination factor NusB — encoded protein: MALEALFRCLMNKQDIQAALDVALSSGEIDPRDAGLATELSYGYLRHKKRIEYILSRFLKDPGKLTPKMRFAMGVAAYEILFLDKVPAYASVDWAVEFSKSKPGARLAGLFNAVLRRVSELGEAAHDPDFFRKDASLPEFLSRWYSCPQWLIDLWWRAYGEEDATRYLDAQLKAPALGFNLFGHPEAEDLYGVIAGWPEIIDIEGMSFALPAGTSFEGEPEPPMARQSFAARQAIEALDPETWTGPIWDACAGRGGKTRILLEKGLPVFASDPHRGRLAALKRELPDVEIFEANAATDTPPKKPGTILLDLPCSGLGVLSRRPDTKWKRKPHDLADLTKLQTEILQNAYDHILPGGIIAIITCTLNPEENHELVGKFIAAHANISIKKEWTTPSNSPLNEFFYATTLIKN